In Nitrospinota bacterium, the following are encoded in one genomic region:
- a CDS encoding lysophospholipid acyltransferase family protein: protein MSVRLLSFFGYLIVNLIGKTLRIEYINKEIEESIKSRRNGILAFWHGRLLLFGYIYKNQRDAYMMISQSRDGELISGFTHYMGIKTIRGSSSRGGKSAFINLARQLKKGYHAAITPDGPRGPRYKAQRGTINLAKISEAPIVPVTYNARRKKIFNSWDRFLLPLPFSKVIVIYGEPIIVPKDADNETIEGKRLELEKNLNKITEVADKYFEKRKL, encoded by the coding sequence ATGTCGGTGAGATTATTATCCTTTTTTGGATATCTAATAGTTAACTTAATAGGAAAAACATTAAGGATTGAGTATATAAATAAAGAGATAGAAGAATCTATAAAAAGTAGACGGAATGGTATCTTGGCCTTTTGGCACGGAAGGCTTCTCTTATTTGGTTACATATATAAAAATCAGAGAGATGCCTATATGATGATCAGCCAAAGCAGAGATGGTGAACTAATCAGTGGGTTTACTCATTATATGGGTATCAAAACTATAAGAGGTTCTTCTTCTAGAGGAGGGAAAAGTGCATTCATAAATTTGGCAAGACAGCTAAAAAAGGGTTACCATGCTGCCATAACCCCTGATGGACCTAGAGGCCCAAGATATAAGGCTCAAAGAGGTACTATCAACCTCGCTAAGATTTCAGAGGCGCCAATAGTTCCCGTTACATATAATGCGAGAAGAAAAAAGATTTTTAATAGCTGGGACAGGTTTCTTCTTCCCCTTCCCTTTTCAAAGGTCATAGTAATTTACGGAGAGCCCATAATTGTACCAAAGGATGCTGACAATGAAACAATAGAGGGGAAAAGGCTTGAGCTAGAGAAAAATTTAAACAAGATTACAGAAGTAGCGGATAAATACTTCGAGAAAAGAAAATTATAA